A stretch of the Macrobrachium nipponense isolate FS-2020 chromosome 23, ASM1510439v2, whole genome shotgun sequence genome encodes the following:
- the LOC135197848 gene encoding uncharacterized protein LOC135197848 — protein MPGRLPPPTTTPSPPPPTPPIVPPPPLPLHTPPPTYGQPHPPPLPVGYPHPTPITYNTHSLATATCCDPCTPPPPPPPPPPPPSCLYLSSHIEGEGVGRSLRITSLYFSGRLNACSLFCHRLLREPPFHSPSVLLLSSSSSSSSSTNMTTSPTPTPPPSFLIFILCTYFIIIIIIIIIMYLHRRQQPPPPSLSLLCTSREKILGSLALIMDPAIVILPTAHTMPRPHAHRPHNAPVVHDPPPCPPSSPSCVPRFSTHITIVPKIRV, from the exons ATGCCAGGTCGgcttcctcctcctactactactccttcccctccgccccccaccccacccatagTCCCTCCGCCTCCCTTACCCCTTCACACCCCTCCACCGACTTATGGGCAGCCTCATCCTCCACCCCTTCCCGTCGGTTACCCACATCCCACCCCCATTACCTACAACACCCACTCACTCGCCACTGCTACCTGTTGTGACCCATGtacacctcctcctccacctccacctcctcctccccctccctcttgtCTCTACCTTTCCTCCCACATAGAGGGTGAGGGGGTTGGTCGGTCACtgagg ATAACATCTTTGTATTTCAGCGGGCGTCTAAATGCCTGCTCTCTCTTCTGCCACCGCCTTCTCCGTGAGCCCCCTTTTCATTCTCCGtccgtcctcctcctctcctcttcctcctcctcctcctcctccaccaacaTGACAACAAGCCCCACACCCACACCCCCACCATCCTTCCTCATTTTCATTCTCTGTACctactttatcatcatcatcatcatcatcatcatcatgtatcTCCATCGCCGTCAACAGCCTCCTCCACCATCATTATCATTGCTGT GCACATCTAGAGAGAAGATCTTGGGCAGCCTGGCCCTCATCATGGACCCCGCTATCGTCATCCTGCCCACCGCCCACACAATGCCCCGCCCCCATGCCCACCGCCCACACAATGCCCCCGTGGTCCATGACCCTCCGCCATGTCCACCTTCGTCCCCTTCATGTGTACCCAGATTCAGCACCCACATAACCATCGTGCCCAAGATTCGAGTCTGA